TTCCCTATCCTGGAGGTGCCATGCGCATCATCGAACCCCACATCCATTGCTCGGTGCGCACCACCGACGACTACTTCAACATGGCGGTGGCCGGTGTCGTCGCTTGCGTCGAGCCGTCCTTCTGGTCCGGCCTGGACCGGTCGGCGGTGGCCTCCTTCCAGGACTACTGGGAGCACATGCTCACCGTGGAGGCCGCCCGGGCCCAGAAGTACGGCCTCAGGCACTACACCATGCTCGCCCTCAATCCCAAGGAGGCACGAAACCCCATCGCCCATCAGGTGGTGGACGCCATGGTGCCTTATCTCGATCGGCCGGGGGTGGTGGGCATCGGTGAGATCGGCCTCGATCTTCAGACCGGGCAGGAGGAGGAGATCTTCCGCCGCCAGCTGCGCCTGGCCGAGGAGCGGCGGCTGCCGGTCATCATCCATTCCCCCCACCAGCACAAGCTCAAGGGCATCGAGCGCATCGTCCGCATCCTGGACGAGGAAGGGGTGACCCAGGAGCGGATTGTCATCGACCACAACACCGAAGAGACGATGGAGCTGGCCCTGTCCACCCGTTGCTGGGTGGGCATGACCGTCTACTACGTCACCAAGCTGTCGGCGGAGCGGGCGGTGGCCATGATCAGCCGCTACGGCACCGCCCGCATGATGGTCAACGGCTCGGCGGACTGGGGCTATTCCGACCCCC
This genomic interval from Thermodesulfobacteriota bacterium contains the following:
- a CDS encoding TatD family hydrolase — translated: MRIIEPHIHCSVRTTDDYFNMAVAGVVACVEPSFWSGLDRSAVASFQDYWEHMLTVEAARAQKYGLRHYTMLALNPKEARNPIAHQVVDAMVPYLDRPGVVGIGEIGLDLQTGQEEEIFRRQLRLAEERRLPVIIHSPHQHKLKGIERIVRILDEEGVTQERIVIDHNTEETMELALSTRCWVGMTVYYVTKLSAERAVAMISRYGTARMMVNGSADWGYSDPLAVPKVAMLMRRSGDFSEAEIKRVVFDNPYAFLAHSPRFDLPAD